A region from the Rosa rugosa chromosome 6, drRosRugo1.1, whole genome shotgun sequence genome encodes:
- the LOC133718372 gene encoding nudix hydrolase 14, chloroplastic-like: MDLISVFLALDCLFGADRGDSPKHGSWAGFQGLRYLIEKIEFENLLHKASVSFCATRVASSGHGGYSYLLEPLCWLGLITNGHLLPVGCSKLVQASMSLIPRTTLTLTLPRTLLALRSFSCKMSSDPPPLTHSLTLPSQLAAEPVQIVAAPHISSSQFRSAIDSSLFKQWLKNMESETGILSDGSLALKRVLIQGVDMFGKRIGFLKFEADVIDKETGEKVPGIVFARGPAVAVLILLESEGKAYAVLTEQVRVPVGRIILELPAGMLDDDKGDFLGTAIREVEEETGICLKQED; the protein is encoded by the exons ATGGATTTGATTTCAGTCTTTTTAGCTCTTGATT GTCTCTTTGGAGCTGACAGAGGAGATTCTCCGAAGCATGGAAGTTGGGCTGGCTTTCAGGGACTAC GTTACTTGATAGAAAAGATTGAATTTGAAAATCTACTTCACAAAGCTTCAGTGTCTTTTTGTGCAACTCGAGTTGCTTCTTCAG GCCATGGTGGGTATTCGTATCTCTTGGAGCCTCTGTGCTGGTTGGGATTGATTACAA ATGGGCACTTGCTCCCCGTTGGTTGTAGCAAGCTCGTTCAAGCTTCCATGTCGTTGATCCCCAGAACCACACTCACACTCACACTCCCCAGAACACTCCTCGCCCTTCGATCCTTCTCCTGCAAAATGTCATCCGACCCGCCACCGTTGACTCACTCCCTCACTCTCCCGAGTCAACTCGCCGCCGAGCCCGTCCAGATCGTCGCCGCCCCCCACATCTCCTCCTCCCAGTTCAG GAGCGCTATTGATTCGTCTTTGTTTAAGCAGTGGCTGAAGAACATGGAGAGTGAAACTGGGATTCTAAGCGACGGTTCTTTGGCTCTGAAACGAGTTCTAATTCAG GGTGTGGATATGTTTGGAAAGAGGATTGGGTTTCTGAAGTTTGAAGCAGATGTGATTGATAAAGAAACAGGGGAAAAG GTTCCAGGTATTGTGTTTGCACGCGGACCGGCTGTAGCTGTGCTTATACTTTTGGAATCGGAGGGCAAGGCTTATGCTGTTCTTACTGAACAG GTTAGAGTACCTGTTGGAAGGATCATACTGGAGTTGCCTGCTGGAATGTTGGATGATGACAAGGGTGATTTTCTCGGCACCGCAATCCgtgag GTGGAAGAAGAGACTGGCATATGCCTAAAACAAGAAGACTAA